A part of Streptomyces sp. NBC_01451 genomic DNA contains:
- the ectB gene encoding diaminobutyrate--2-oxoglutarate transaminase translates to MTITQPDLSVFETVESEVRSYCRSWPAVFDRAQGSRMYDEDGHAYLDFFAGAGSLNYGHNNPVLKRALIDYLERDGVTHGLDMSTSAKRAFLESFQDLVLRPRDLPYKVMFPGPTGTNAVEAALKLARKVKGREAIVSFTNAFHGMSLGSLAVTGNAFKRAGAGVPLVHGTPMPFDNYFEGTVPDFLWFERLLEDQGSGLNKPAAVIVETVQGEGGINVARPEWLRALADLCVRQDMLLIVDDIQMGCGRTGAFFSFEEAGVVPDIVTVSKSISGYGLPMSLCLFGPELDVWEPGEHNGTFRGNNPAFVTATATLETYWSDGSAMEKQTRTRGEQVEEALISITEENLADVKEYRGRGLVWGLEFHEKARAGRVARRAFELGLLIETSGPESEVVKLLPALTITPEELDEGLRIIARAVRETVEIV, encoded by the coding sequence GTGACCATCACCCAGCCCGACCTGAGCGTCTTCGAGACCGTCGAGTCGGAGGTGCGCAGCTACTGCCGCAGCTGGCCCGCCGTGTTCGACCGTGCGCAGGGCAGCCGTATGTACGACGAGGACGGCCACGCCTACCTCGACTTCTTCGCGGGCGCCGGATCACTCAACTACGGCCACAACAACCCCGTACTCAAACGGGCGTTGATCGACTATCTGGAGCGGGACGGCGTCACCCACGGGCTCGACATGTCGACCTCCGCGAAACGCGCGTTCCTGGAGTCCTTCCAGGACTTGGTGCTGCGGCCCCGCGACCTGCCGTACAAGGTCATGTTCCCCGGCCCGACGGGCACCAACGCCGTCGAGGCGGCGCTGAAGCTGGCGCGGAAGGTGAAGGGGCGGGAGGCCATCGTGTCCTTCACCAACGCCTTCCACGGTATGTCCCTCGGGTCGCTCGCCGTGACCGGCAACGCCTTCAAGCGGGCCGGTGCGGGCGTGCCGCTGGTGCACGGCACGCCGATGCCGTTCGACAACTACTTCGAGGGGACCGTCCCCGACTTCCTGTGGTTCGAGCGGCTGTTGGAGGACCAGGGCTCCGGACTAAACAAGCCGGCCGCCGTGATCGTGGAGACCGTGCAGGGCGAGGGCGGCATCAACGTGGCGCGCCCGGAGTGGCTGCGGGCGCTGGCCGACCTGTGTGTGCGGCAGGACATGCTGCTGATCGTCGACGACATCCAGATGGGCTGCGGGCGCACCGGCGCCTTCTTCTCCTTCGAGGAGGCGGGCGTCGTACCCGACATCGTCACCGTGTCGAAGTCCATCAGCGGGTACGGACTGCCCATGTCTCTCTGCCTGTTCGGGCCCGAGCTGGACGTCTGGGAGCCGGGCGAGCACAACGGCACGTTCCGCGGCAACAATCCGGCGTTCGTGACGGCCACCGCCACGCTGGAGACCTACTGGTCCGACGGTTCCGCCATGGAGAAGCAGACGCGCACCCGTGGCGAGCAGGTCGAGGAGGCGCTGATCTCGATCACCGAGGAGAACCTCGCCGACGTCAAGGAGTACCGGGGCCGGGGCCTGGTGTGGGGCCTGGAGTTCCACGAGAAGGCGCGTGCGGGGCGGGTCGCGCGGCGGGCCTTCGAACTCGGGCTGCTCATCGAGACGTCCGGCCCGGAGAGCGAGGTCGTGAAGCTGCTGCCGGCGCTCACCATCACGCCCGAGGAACTGGACGAGGGCCTGCGGATCATCGCCCGTGCCGTACGCGAAACCGTCGAGATCGTCTGA
- the ectA gene encoding diaminobutyrate acetyltransferase — MSAARTDLQIDRPAIADGAALWRIARDSKVLDLNSSYSYLLWCRDFAATSAVARDSGGRPVGFVTGYVRPDRPGTLLVWQVAVDVGHRGRGLAAALLDGLTRRVGAEQGLTTVETTITPRNTASEQLFTSFAERHGATVQREVLFDAAQFPNDPHDPEVLYRIGPLSDSSDSPEPFGLSEPSGLSGLSG; from the coding sequence ATGAGCGCAGCACGGACAGACCTGCAAATAGACCGACCGGCGATTGCCGACGGGGCCGCGCTGTGGCGGATAGCCCGGGACTCGAAGGTTCTCGATCTCAACTCGTCGTACAGCTATCTGCTGTGGTGCCGGGACTTCGCCGCCACCTCGGCGGTCGCCCGGGACTCCGGCGGGCGCCCGGTCGGCTTCGTCACCGGGTACGTCCGGCCGGACCGGCCCGGCACCCTGCTCGTCTGGCAGGTGGCCGTCGACGTCGGCCACCGGGGGCGCGGGCTCGCCGCGGCACTGCTCGACGGGCTGACCCGGCGGGTCGGCGCCGAGCAGGGGCTCACCACCGTCGAGACCACCATCACGCCGCGCAACACCGCCTCGGAGCAGCTGTTCACCTCGTTCGCGGAGCGCCACGGCGCCACCGTCCAGCGGGAGGTGCTGTTCGACGCGGCCCAGTTCCCGAACGACCCGCACGACCCCGAGGTCCTGTACCGCATCGGCCCCCTCTCCGATTCCTCGGATTCCCCCGAACCTTTCGGACTCTCCGAACCGTCCGGACTCTCCGGACTCTCCGGCTGA